In one Sander lucioperca isolate FBNREF2018 chromosome 7, SLUC_FBN_1.2, whole genome shotgun sequence genomic region, the following are encoded:
- the LOC116038400 gene encoding Golgi apparatus membrane protein TVP23 homolog A isoform X2 encodes MADDTEDVELDFAADEQERARRSAVIRHPLASFFHLFFRVVAIVAYLLCDWISENFASCFVLIITLLSFDFWSVKNVTGRLLVGLRWWNQIDEDGKSLWVFEAKKASQGKNTGTEAEARIFWLGLIVCPLIWTFFFFTSLFSLKIKWLSLVVASISLQVANLYGYLRCKAVGEDGQPADTRSFMGQHLLQRPDIIFGIL; translated from the exons ATGGCGGATGATACGGAGGATGTTGAGCTGGACTTTGCTGCTGACGAGCAGGAGAGGGCGCGGAGAAGCGCAGTCATAAG ACACCCCCTCGCCTCCTTTTTTCACCTGTTCTTCCGGGTGGTTGCCATTGTCGCCTATTTGCTCTGTGACTGGATCAGCGAGAACTTTGCATCATGCTTTGTCCTGATCATCACTCTGCTCTCTTTTGACTTCTGGTCTGTCAAG AATGTGACTGGCAGGCTGTTGGTGGGCCTACGCTGGTGGAATCAGATCGATGAGGATGGAAAGAGCCTCTGGGTGTTTGAAGCCAAAAAA GCCTCCCAGGGCAAAAACACTGGGACAGAGGCAGAGGCAAGGATATTTTGGCTGGGACTCATCGTCTGTCCTCTCATATGgacattcttcttcttcacctccctcttctctctgaaGATTAAATGGCTG TCACTTGTGGTAGCTAGTATTTCCCTCCAAGTGGCTAATCTCTATGGTTACCTACGCTGCAAGGCAGTGGGAGAGGATGGCCAGCCTGCAGACACCCGCTCTTTCATGGGACAGCACCTCCTGCAGCGT CCAGACATAATCTTTGGAATACTATGA
- the LOC116038400 gene encoding Golgi apparatus membrane protein TVP23 homolog A isoform X1, translated as MLWDDLILLCFVVACQTMADDTEDVELDFAADEQERARRSAVIRHPLASFFHLFFRVVAIVAYLLCDWISENFASCFVLIITLLSFDFWSVKNVTGRLLVGLRWWNQIDEDGKSLWVFEAKKASQGKNTGTEAEARIFWLGLIVCPLIWTFFFFTSLFSLKIKWLSLVVASISLQVANLYGYLRCKAVGEDGQPADTRSFMGQHLLQRPDIIFGIL; from the exons ATGCTCTGGGATGATTTAATCCtgttgtgttttgtcgttgCTTGTCAGACGATGGCGGATGATACGGAGGATGTTGAGCTGGACTTTGCTGCTGACGAGCAGGAGAGGGCGCGGAGAAGCGCAGTCATAAG ACACCCCCTCGCCTCCTTTTTTCACCTGTTCTTCCGGGTGGTTGCCATTGTCGCCTATTTGCTCTGTGACTGGATCAGCGAGAACTTTGCATCATGCTTTGTCCTGATCATCACTCTGCTCTCTTTTGACTTCTGGTCTGTCAAG AATGTGACTGGCAGGCTGTTGGTGGGCCTACGCTGGTGGAATCAGATCGATGAGGATGGAAAGAGCCTCTGGGTGTTTGAAGCCAAAAAA GCCTCCCAGGGCAAAAACACTGGGACAGAGGCAGAGGCAAGGATATTTTGGCTGGGACTCATCGTCTGTCCTCTCATATGgacattcttcttcttcacctccctcttctctctgaaGATTAAATGGCTG TCACTTGTGGTAGCTAGTATTTCCCTCCAAGTGGCTAATCTCTATGGTTACCTACGCTGCAAGGCAGTGGGAGAGGATGGCCAGCCTGCAGACACCCGCTCTTTCATGGGACAGCACCTCCTGCAGCGT CCAGACATAATCTTTGGAATACTATGA